The genomic interval AGGGAACTACTGTTCAGAATACCTATAAAGCATACGATTGGTATGAAGCCAAACTGGAACGCCGTCGTCAGCGCCGGGAATGGAGACATGAAGAAAGAATGAATGGCTACTACGGTGACTTTTATCCTTCCTTAAGCTTCGGCAGCAGCTATTACCCGTATGGCGGTTATAACTATGGAGGCTATTATGGCGGACGTAGCAATTTCTGGTTCGGCTGGTAACAAATTCCGGAAATACGATCTAACAATTATAAAAAAACAGAATAACACAGATGAAATTCAATAGATTATTAACGGTTACAGCGCTTGCCGCTTCAGGAATGATGATTGCATCATGCTCATCCAGACAAGTCACACGAGTGAGTACAGATCAGACCATAGACATTAGCGGATCATGGAATAACAGTGATTCCAGAATGGCAGCAGATGAACTGACTAAGAACATTTTGAATGCAGGCTGGATCGGCACGCATCTGGATGAACATCAGGGCAAAAAACCAGTAGTAATTGTTGGATTCGTTCAGAATAAAAGTCATGAACATATTGATGCGGAAACTTTTGTAAAAGACATCGAAAGCGCTTTCATTCAGACACAAAGCGTACGTTTAGTACAAGGTGGTAAAAAGCGTGAAGAATTACGCGCAGAAAAAGCAGATCAGCAAACAAACTCTTCTAACTCAACGATCAAAAAATTCGGTTTAGAAAACGGTGCTGATTATATCCTTCAGGGATCTATCAATTCTATTGTAGATGCACACAAACGTCAGAAAGTAGTTTATTACCAGGTAAATCTTGAATTAACTAATATTCAGACTAATGAAGTAGTTTGGATCGGTGAGAAGAAAATAGCCAAATACGTTAAAAACTAATCCCGTAATTTCTCCTTGTCCTGAAGATCATACCCATGATGTTCAGGACAATTTATAACTCATATGACAACCATTCGTACGTATACTCTTCGGGCATCAGTTGTAGGATTGATGCTTTTTTTATTTGGTTGCGCAAGTTATAACGACCGTATTACCCCGTATTATAAAAACATTTCTACAGGGAATTACAAAGAGGCACAAATTGAACTCGATAAAAATAGCCTGATCCAGAA from Pedobacter sp. WC2423 carries:
- a CDS encoding penicillin-binding protein activator LpoB is translated as MKFNRLLTVTALAASGMMIASCSSRQVTRVSTDQTIDISGSWNNSDSRMAADELTKNILNAGWIGTHLDEHQGKKPVVIVGFVQNKSHEHIDAETFVKDIESAFIQTQSVRLVQGGKKREELRAEKADQQTNSSNSTIKKFGLENGADYILQGSINSIVDAHKRQKVVYYQVNLELTNIQTNEVVWIGEKKIAKYVKN